A genomic window from Photobacterium gaetbulicola Gung47 includes:
- a CDS encoding hypothetical protein (COG2268), protein MFVWIGLVCGILIASSYTSGLVSAVLDLAAFVIILGLGVRRVRQGKVDKKGSVRQLKAEADSSGFIEEVKQINSATDRLDITP, encoded by the coding sequence ATGTTTGTATGGATAGGCTTAGTATGTGGCATTCTGATCGCCTCATCGTATACCTCTGGGCTGGTAAGCGCAGTATTAGACCTTGCCGCATTTGTCATTATTTTAGGCCTAGGTGTACGCAGGGTAAGGCAAGGTAAAGTGGATAAAAAGGGAAGTGTGCGTCAGTTGAAGGCTGAGGCGGATAGCTCGGGCTTTATTGAAGAAGTGAAGCAGATTAACAGTGCGACAGACCGGCTGGACATTACACCGTAA